GCCGTAACGCCAACCTGATGCCCAATCGTAGGATTTTCCTCAAAATGCCGAATCATACCTTTAGCCCAATCAGGATTAACAACAACATCGGCATCGGTTATCAGAAAATATTTACCCGTTGATTTTTCATATAAATTAGCCAATACATTTGCTTTCCCACGTTGTCCATTAATAGTTTTGTGAATATTAATAAGTTCAAAATAAGGCTTATTAGCCACATAATCACTGACAAGCTGTGCCGTATTGTCTTCCGACTGGTCGTTGCCAATAAGCACCTGCATTTGGCTTTTGGGGTAATCCAAGGCATCTATCGCTGTCAAGCATGATAAGATATTTTCTTGCTCATTTCTTGCTGCAATCCAAATACTGATTTTTGGATATTTCTTATTCATGAACCTGCTCAATTGACTATTTTCTATAATATTTCGACAAAGCTATAAGGTTTTAAAGACAAATCCTTTTTCAGAGAAATATTCTATAAACCTTGGTAAAGCGTATCGCATATTTTTTTCAGCCTTCAAACTGTCGTGAAATACCACAATAGACCCGCTTTCGGTATATTGAATAGATTTTTGTAAAATTCGTTCGGGCGATAAATCTTTTGAAAAATCCCCTGTTAGGACATCCCACATAATAATTTCATGGGTAGGAATAATCTTTTGGGCTTGTATTTTTTTTATACGCCCATAAGGTGGCCGAAACTTGGGTTTATCTTGGTTTTGTACAAAAGAACTTGTTTTAATAATATGCTCACATTCCAGAAAATTCTGAAAATACAAAGTATCGTCGGTTTTCCAGCCATTCAAATGATTAAAGGTATGATTTCCAATCAAATGCCCATTGTCTACAACCTTCCGAAATATATCGGAATGCTTCCTGATGTTGTCGCCAATACAAAAAAAGCTTGCTTTTGCTTGATATGCAGACAAAGTCTCTAGCACAAATTCGGTTACTTCTGGAATAGGGCCATCATCGAAGGTCAAATAAATGCTTGGTGAAGTACTTGGTATACGCCAAGTCATTTCGGGATACACCGCCCGCATCAAGAAGTTGGTTTTGTAAATAAACATACCGCAAGTTGTATTGGTCAAAATTTTTACAAAAATACTATTCCAAATTTCTCCCTTTCCATTTATACCCTTTTCCTTGAGCAATTAATCCAAAAAAAGTAACATAAAATGGATATATCACCTGTACCAAAGGAATATAGGCTATTAAGCGAGCGTAGCCTAGATAAATCAGCATGGCCGATAAAAAGACTATTTCAATACCTCCTTTTAGCAAAATAGCAATGATGAGTTGCCCCAAATTGATACTTTCTAAGGCAAAAAGTACTATCGAGCCTATAAAAAAGGCATTGGCTAAAAAGATAAATATGGCTAAAGCCGTTACTTTCCAGTCGTTATAATATTTCCATTTGCTAGCCCAACGTTTGCGTTGTTGATAAAAAGCCTTTAAGGTTGGTTGTGCATTGGTTTTTACGATGGTATCGGGGTTGGTCAAAAAATAAACATCGTTAGGATATTTTTGGGCTATTTTGTGCATCAAAAACTCATCATCGCCCGAGGCCAGTTGTTCGTTACCAACAAAACCATCAACCTCCCAAAATGCCTTTTGGGAATAGGCCAAATTGGCACCATTGCACATATTGGGTCGCTTCGCCAGCATGGCACAAGCCCCTGCACCAATCAAACTGGCAAACTCAATAATTTGGATTTTGTGCCAAAGCGAATCATGCTGCTCAAAAGTTACTGCGGCACTGATTAGTTGGGCATTTTTGGCTCTATAAAATTGCTGAATGCCCAAAACCCAACGAGGCAAAACCCTACAATCGCCATCGGTTGTGATAATCAATTCGCCTGTGGCTTCGCTAATGGCTTGGGAAATAGCCCTCTTTTTGGGGGAAGTATTGGTTTGATTGCTTGAATAAAGCAACCGTAAATGATATTTTGCCTTTGCAATATAAGCCTTTACCAAAGTATCTGTACCGTCGGTAGAGGCATCGTCTACCACAATAACTTCTATCAACGATAAGGGATATTGCTGTTGATTCAAATCGGCCAATAAGTTGAGAATATTGGCGGCTTCGTTGCGTACAGGAATAATAACCGAGACTTTGGTATCTTTGGGTACACGCCTGTTTTTGGGGGAACAAAGCAGTACATATTTTGACCAAACTCCTAGCAAAACGCCATTGAGCAACGCATATAATCCAAGAATACTGATAAGAGGTATAAAAATCATTTTTTGGCAATAGTAAAAACAAATACACCCCCAACCACCACTGGCAATAAGATATTGATAAGCCACAGGCTGAGGGTTGCCGATACTACGGCAGACACATTGACATGGTAGTAAGTAAAGAAATAAACCGCCGAAAATTCTCGAATACCCAAATCGCTGATAAAGTTAAAAGCGGGAATTATGGTTTTGCTTAAAAATACCAATGATACCACAGTAAGTAGGTCTAGCAAGGGCAAATCGACATGACAAATCTTCAAAACAACCACAAACTGTACACTAAAAGTAAGATAACGCAAAAAAGCAATCCATTGAGTACTTATAATTTCTGACCATGAATATGTAGCTATGATATAAAAATATTGTTGAAGATAACTATACCAACGGGCATGGCTCAAATATTGACTCAGGGCATTGCGACTTACATATAACCCCAAAAGCACCATAAAAAATAGTCCACAACAGCCCAATACGATACCTTCTAGGTTGTTCCAAAGATGAAATTGAGCAACTAAACGCCACAATGCCACACAGCCCAATACCAGCGACACATAAAATTGTAAGGCATTGCCTAGCAATATAGCCCCAATACTAGCCGAGCGGTTTTTGTGGGTGAGTTTCCAGATTCGTCCCGCAATGTCGCCCATGTTGGCAGGCGTAATAAAGCTCAACGACAGGCCCAATAACACCGACTGATAAGCTGCCCAGAAAGACATTGGTTCTATTTTTTGGGCTAATAATTGCCATTTTCTGGCCTCTAAGCCCCAATTGACCAGCATTAATACAAAAACGGCTACAAAAGCCAAAACATTATTGAGTGTCCAAGTTTGTGACAAAGCACCTAGTAAATCGGCTATACCTTGTTGTTTTTCAGCGAATTTCTGTTGTAAAGCCCAAAGAATCCCTACGAAAACAAGGATTTTGCCTAGTCCTACTATCCATTTTTTAGGCGATTTTATCAGAGAATCTATCAATATTTTACACGGTTTAATGTTTACCTTTGTATTCATCAATCATTTACTTGGCAAGTTTTCTTTTGGATTTTAAAGAAAAATGCAACCCAAATTATGGCAGAAATATTAGAGAAAATTATTTTAGGAGTTGACCCCGGTACTCGATTTATGGGTTACGGAGTCATTTTGGTACAACGAGGCAATATATCTGTTTTACAGTATGGGGTAATTAATGTTAGCAAATATACTACCCAAGAATTGAAATTGAAGAAAATTTATGAACGAATCATAGGTATCATCGAAGAATTCACGCCCGACGAAATGGCAATTGAAGCTCCTTTTTTTGGAAAAAACGTTCAGTCGATGCTCAAGCTTGGGCGTGCTCAGGGGGTGGTTATGGCGGCGGCTTTGTCTCGACAAATTCCTATTGTTGAATACTCGCCCAAAACCGTTAAGCAGTCGGTAACGGGCAATGGTAACGCTTCAAAAGAGCAAGTAGCCAGTATGCTCGACCACCTCTTGAAAATGAAACTTGAACCTACGATGTTCGATGCCACCGATGCCCTTGGTATTGCGGTATGTCATCATTTTCATGGCAACAATATTATGCCTACCAATAAGGGTACTAAAAAAGGCTGGGGGGCATTTGTCAACGAAAACCCCGAAAGAATCAAATAATACCTCAGATTAACGATTTACAATGGTTGACGTTTTTGCCATTTACCTTGCTTCTTAGCACTTTAGGTTGTTCAATATTCAATAACCCT
The DNA window shown above is from Flectobacillus major DSM 103 and carries:
- a CDS encoding polysaccharide deacetylase family protein, which codes for MFIYKTNFLMRAVYPEMTWRIPSTSPSIYLTFDDGPIPEVTEFVLETLSAYQAKASFFCIGDNIRKHSDIFRKVVDNGHLIGNHTFNHLNGWKTDDTLYFQNFLECEHIIKTSSFVQNQDKPKFRPPYGRIKKIQAQKIIPTHEIIMWDVLTGDFSKDLSPERILQKSIQYTESGSIVVFHDSLKAEKNMRYALPRFIEYFSEKGFVFKTL
- a CDS encoding glycosyltransferase family 2 protein produces the protein MIFIPLISILGLYALLNGVLLGVWSKYVLLCSPKNRRVPKDTKVSVIIPVRNEAANILNLLADLNQQQYPLSLIEVIVVDDASTDGTDTLVKAYIAKAKYHLRLLYSSNQTNTSPKKRAISQAISEATGELIITTDGDCRVLPRWVLGIQQFYRAKNAQLISAAVTFEQHDSLWHKIQIIEFASLIGAGACAMLAKRPNMCNGANLAYSQKAFWEVDGFVGNEQLASGDDEFLMHKIAQKYPNDVYFLTNPDTIVKTNAQPTLKAFYQQRKRWASKWKYYNDWKVTALAIFIFLANAFFIGSIVLFALESINLGQLIIAILLKGGIEIVFLSAMLIYLGYARLIAYIPLVQVIYPFYVTFFGLIAQGKGYKWKGRNLE
- a CDS encoding lysylphosphatidylglycerol synthase domain-containing protein; this encodes MIDSLIKSPKKWIVGLGKILVFVGILWALQQKFAEKQQGIADLLGALSQTWTLNNVLAFVAVFVLMLVNWGLEARKWQLLAQKIEPMSFWAAYQSVLLGLSLSFITPANMGDIAGRIWKLTHKNRSASIGAILLGNALQFYVSLVLGCVALWRLVAQFHLWNNLEGIVLGCCGLFFMVLLGLYVSRNALSQYLSHARWYSYLQQYFYIIATYSWSEIISTQWIAFLRYLTFSVQFVVVLKICHVDLPLLDLLTVVSLVFLSKTIIPAFNFISDLGIREFSAVYFFTYYHVNVSAVVSATLSLWLINILLPVVVGGVFVFTIAKK
- the ruvC gene encoding crossover junction endodeoxyribonuclease RuvC produces the protein MAEILEKIILGVDPGTRFMGYGVILVQRGNISVLQYGVINVSKYTTQELKLKKIYERIIGIIEEFTPDEMAIEAPFFGKNVQSMLKLGRAQGVVMAAALSRQIPIVEYSPKTVKQSVTGNGNASKEQVASMLDHLLKMKLEPTMFDATDALGIAVCHHFHGNNIMPTNKGTKKGWGAFVNENPERIK